aacggataaataatataaaacgGATACATGGACATCTAAAACTGATATATTAACACGTAAAACAGATATATGAACATCAGAAACGGATACATGCATGCATCAGAAACGGATACATGAACATCCGAAACAAATACATTAAAATCTGAAACAAATTCATGAACATCGAAAACGAATACATGAGCATCCAAAACAGATATATGAATATTCAAAACGGATACATGAACAttcaaaacaaagaaatgaaCATCCAAAACgaaaataatgtaaatctaaaacaaatacatgaacATCCAAAACGAAAAAATGAACATCCAAAACGGACACATGAACATCTAAAACTGATACATGAACATCCAAATCAAATACATGGACATCTAAAACGGatacatgaacatctaaaaCGGACACATGAACATGTAAAACGGATAAATGAACATCCAAATGGGTAAATGATCCGAAACGGatacatgaacatctaaaacggataaattataatataaaacggGTACATGGACATCTAAAACTGATATATTAGCACCTAAAACGGATATATGAACATCAGAAACGGATACATGAACATCATAAATAGAAAGATGTATATCCGAAACGAATACattaaaatctaaaacaaatacatgaacATCGAAAACGAATACATGAGCATCCAAACTATANNNNNNNNNNNNNNNNNNNNNNNNNNNNNNNNNNNNNNNNNNNNNNNNNNNNNNNNNNNNNNNNNNNNNNNNNNNNNNNNNNNNNNNNNNNNNNNNNNNNTAGTTTCCTTGTTTACTGAATGCACGAGGCAATTCAACCTCTTGGTTACGATTTTAAGGTAAAATAGCAGTGTGTTTTTATGTTggaattttgtttattttggaaTTGTCTcgtaaattatatacattttgtttttatattatgtGCTTGCATGCTTTATCAATATTACggaaaataatttatattcattatgaaatgTAATCATTAATATTACGTAATATATCACAGTTTATAATCCACGAAATATCAACCAAGATCCCGCTACACAAACTTAGTCAACTAACATTTAACAGTGATCCAGTAACATTTAATGTCTCTGGATATAAAACGTACCTTTGAAGAAAACCGCTAAAATCTTGGCTTcactttaaatatattatacCATGTAGAGTAagatttgaaattgaatttattaaTGGTAGAATATTTCAGAAAGAATTTTCGAATAAATTTTGTTCAGAACTTTGTAGTGAAATCAGGTTCCGTTAAAAAAAGATTGaattgaatgaaaataaagaatatttgtttatgtgtatGTTTTACTCTGTCAACATcgttatgtatatattgttagtaatacttatctccctttgataggCTGTGGTCAATAACCGCGATGACGAGCGAGAACGACTACGGCAGGAATTAAAGGCTGCCCAGGATGAATTAAATATGTTGCGGGAAATCCAGCGACGTGTGTCATCCTCGTCGCCTACTGACGTAACACTTGCACGGCCCACAAGTATTATCTCTGTGGCCTCGACAGCATCCGATGTTGCGGAAGATGGTACCCTCACCCAGATAGACTCTACCGACACGGACACAGGTACAAGGACAAGGCCTACAGGTCCCTCTTGTCCTCTCAAAGGCCGATATTTGGCCCCTGAGTGTTCCCATTTTCAATCATCTGAAGCATTCTTTCAAAAGCTGTTTAATTTTCAGTTTCAGTTAAATGCAGGCTTAATCATtctttgtttttggttttttaccTTCAGGGTCCTCTGCATAATGGTCCCATTAGGCCTGATGTTAAAAAATTCATGATTGTCTTCACCTCTTTCTACAACTACTGACCAAAATTCCCTGAACTGTCgcaaaacacaacaaaatttCCCAATTTTTGGTCTGTGGCCAATTTCCTCAAAAAGAGAGAAAAGTTTATGCAGAGgttaaaaatgtataattcTGACAGTGTTCAGTGTTTACAAGACTAACAGCTAGCAAAATATTTAATAGGGTTTTCTTGTGTctgaagttagaatgaattgaAATTTTTTTGTTCCAAACTGTATTAACTTTACTCCTTTTGTTTTACAGAAATCGCAAAGGAAGACCAACTTGAAATTCAAACTGTGGAACCAGTCAATGCCATGGAGATGGAATTTCCTGAGACAGACACTGTCTCCACGGCAACAGAGCTGCCACAGGAAATGGTGGATATTATGGGTGAGAATTTGGTAGGAGCAGAGCCTCCAGAATGTGAGTCTGTTGATGACCAGGACCCGCCGCCTCTGACAGAGGAGGAGGTTAATACCCCTAGTGACACTCAGAATATCGAGGTACATCGTGTCGACGAAGTGTTGGCAGACGAAATCACAGAAATTGTGGAGGACTTGATTCAGGAACTTCCTGTAGTGGAAAGTAATGGTGATGGTACAGGTGGTCGACGGGATAGTCTTGAGGACTATGAGGATGCCAGTGATCGCCTTGATCCCGAGGGGGGTGCTGGTCGGGAAAGTGGACTAGAGGAAGATATGGTAATGAGCTCggacaggggagacaacctcACCGAGAGTAGCGAGAAAGGAGATAATCTAACTGAGAGTGATGTAGAAATGCGCGATGTGGAGGGGGAGGAGGTAGAGAAAAGAGACACTGAGGGGGAAAGCGACACGGACAACATTAGGACACAAAGTGATGACCATATTCTCTCCAGCACGGAACAATGTGCTGTCGACAACAGGCAGCTTATAGACAGCTCGTGTGTACTGGACAACAAGACCGACCTAGACCGTCTGACGGTGGAAGGTGGCGCCGCCCTGGAGGAGATGACTGTAGACATTTAGTGACTTGTATAATCCATATCTTACTTGTCAACTCGGCGGTGTGTTCACGGGTCTTGCTGTACCAGCGGCACAGGGTCACAGGTGAATTTGTACAGGTGTAACCATTGGTCAGTTTGTACATTTGTGACCATTGGTCAGTACAGGTGAGATGTCCAGGTCCAAGTCATTATACGGAGTCTACTGTTGTGTTTGGAGTGTACACACACACTGTACTTACATATTGTACACCTGGCTTGCACAACTGTAAGTTCCCTGGAGTACATCATACACAGTCCGGTTTTGTACGATCTGTATAAACTTTTGTACCCTGAGAGGAGACTGTGTACTATCTGTACAAGTTATTCTTCCCCGAAGGGAGGTTTTCTCAGGGTGAGGGTCACTTGGTGTACAGCCTGTAAAAGTCTTATCTGCCTAGGGACATCTACCCTGAGGCGAGGTCTAACAGGTGTACAACCCTGTACAAGTTAATCTGCCCAGGGACGAGGCTTACCTACCCTGCGAGGTTTATCTACACAGAGGCGAGGTCTAACAGGTGTACAACCCTGTACAAGTTAATCTGCCCAGGGACGAGGCTTACCTACCCTGCGAGGCTTACCTCTCCTGCGAGGTTTATCTACCTTGAGGAGAGGTCTAGCGGGTGTACAAGTCCACCATGTATGTCATAGTGTGCTGTTATAGCTAGTAGCCATCATACAGGACTTTTTAATGCAATATTCTTCCATGTTTAATTCTAGAATGTGATACATACACTGGAATACGTTTTAGCGACCATGATCAGCTTCTTATCGAAATGTCCCGCGATAATATTGAATACATAGGATTCCTATGGATACAATGTTACTCAGAAACATGCAGAACATCTACCAGCCTTCAGCTGTGCTAATTTGACAAGACAAACCAAACATTTTTTATGTGTGCTGTAAAATGCCATACTATTACCATAGCAACATAAACAGTTATGGTAGGGAGTTATCAGGAGAAAAGGGTCATTATAGGGAGGTTTCCTAAAGCAAGGTGATCGCAGTAGGGAGGTTTCCTAAGGGAAGTGGTCACGGTTGGGAGATTTCGTAAGAAGGTGGACACGGTTTGGAGGTTCCGTAAGGAAGGTGGACACGGTTAGGAGATTTCGTAAAGAAGGTGATCATGGTCGGATGAATCCACAAGTGTTTGGCTAGTATATAGGTTTTAAATGTTATCAGCTGTTTATATTCTAACTTATGCATTTGTTTCCCCTATCTTCTGTTTTAAATCATTCTCTCAAGCTAGTGACCATGTTTGTATCCGTGATAGTAAGAAAGGTGCGAGGAAGACAAGAAGAATTGAGTGAGAGTGAGGGAGAAAGAAGAGAGAATGTAGTGCAGCATAAAGTATATGTTTAATGTCTTTTTAAAATGATGCATTGTCACAATTATAATTGTATTGGAGGGATTCTTTCTGTATTTTAAGTCATTTCATGGTGAAGTCTTTCGTCTACAAGATACTGTGCtgaattaatgtatattttctgtACAGTGTAAATAGGCAGTAGTTATGTCTGTACAGCTGATTTCTTCCAACACATATCCGACCCAaataatttacaggtgtgtgGCCACCATGTCAACGAATATTGTGACATGTACCTCTCTACGAATACACCTAACATAGTTATAACTGTATGTCTGTCAATTCCACACATCTTGTACAATAACTTAAAAGTGCGTCTATGAATACCcgattctataaatagaacagcCAATCAGTGCTAAACCAATCTCAGCTGTTTGTTAAAGTATTTGTTCAAATGAGTgtgatttgattttgatgatttttatcCAAGGATGCATTGAAGCTGTGCTTATGCGACATGTAGGATCTCGACCGTCACGTTTAACTAGCTACATGTTGTTTCTTCATACAGAAATGTTGTTTATCTAACAGTTTATCTGCCCGCAGACAATGGTCTGTGTGATAA
This genomic stretch from Pecten maximus chromosome 13, xPecMax1.1, whole genome shotgun sequence harbors:
- the LOC117340926 gene encoding uncharacterized protein LOC117340926; the protein is MLREIQRRVSSSSPTDVTLARPTSIISVASTASDVAEDGTLTQIDSTDTDTEIAKEDQLEIQTVEPVNAMEMEFPETDTVSTATELPQEMVDIMGENLVGAEPPECESVDDQDPPPLTEEEVNTPSDTQNIEVHRVDEVLADEITEIVEDLIQELPVVESNGDGTGGRRDSLEDYEDASDRLDPEGGAGRESGLEEDMVMSSDRGDNLTESSEKGDNLTESDVEMRDVEGEEVEKRDTEGESDTDNIRTQSDDHILSSTEQCAVDNRQLIDSSCVLDNKTDLDRLTVEGGAALEEMTVDI